From Ictidomys tridecemlineatus isolate mIctTri1 chromosome 2, mIctTri1.hap1, whole genome shotgun sequence, the proteins below share one genomic window:
- the Spcs1 gene encoding signal peptidase complex subunit 1 has protein sequence MPRGGATVCPGSADTSVSGAAAITQRGFARPPGDTRPQTLKAALQCPSLSLCSPPTESTMLEHLSSLPTQMDYKGQKLAEQMFQGIILFSAIVGFIYGYVAEQFGWTVYIVMAGFAFSCLLTLPPWPIYRRHPLKWLPVQDSCTEDKKPGDRKIKRHAKNN, from the exons ATGCCGCGGGGCGGGGCCACGGTCTGTCCCGGCTCGGCGGACACATCCGTTTCCGGGGCCGCGGCCATCACACAGCGCGGCTTTGCTCGCCCTCCGGGCGACACACGTCCTCAGACTCTGAAAGCTGCGCTTCAGTGTCCGTCGCTCTCGCTCTGCTCTCCGCCTACTGAGTCAACCATGCTGGAACATCTGAGCTCGCTGCCCACACAGATG GATTATAAGGGCCAGAAGCTAGCTGAACAGATGTTTCAGggaattattcttttttctgca ATAGTTGGATTTATCTACGGGTACGTGGCTGAACAGTTCGGATGGACTGTCTATATAGTTATGGCCGGATTTGCTTTTTCCTGTTTG CTGACACTTCCTCCATGGCCCATCTATCGCCGACATCCCCTCAAGTGGTTACCTGTTCAAGACTCATGCACAGAAGACAAGAAACCAGGGGACAGAAAAATTAAGAGGCATGCTAAAAATAACTGA